A stretch of Bradyrhizobium diazoefficiens DNA encodes these proteins:
- the greA gene encoding transcription elongation factor GreA, whose amino-acid sequence MEKVPMTAGGFAALGEELKKRQSEDRPRIIEHIAEARSHGDLSENAEYHAAKEEQSHNEGRIAELEDKLARADIIDISKLSGDTIKFGATVTLVDEDTEKKAVWQIVGEVEADAKKGRISITSPLARALIGKKKGSTVEVNAPGGAKAYEITKVEWR is encoded by the coding sequence ATGGAAAAGGTTCCGATGACAGCGGGCGGCTTTGCCGCGCTCGGGGAAGAATTGAAGAAGCGCCAGTCCGAGGACCGTCCGCGCATCATCGAGCATATCGCCGAGGCGCGCTCGCACGGCGACCTGTCGGAGAACGCGGAATATCATGCTGCGAAGGAAGAGCAGTCCCACAATGAGGGCCGCATCGCCGAGCTCGAGGACAAGCTCGCGCGCGCCGACATTATCGACATCTCCAAACTCTCCGGCGACACCATCAAGTTCGGCGCCACCGTGACCTTGGTCGATGAGGACACCGAGAAGAAGGCGGTGTGGCAGATCGTCGGCGAGGTCGAGGCCGACGCCAAGAAGGGCCGTATCTCCATCACCTCGCCGCTGGCGCGCGCACTGATCGGCAAGAAGAAGGGTTCGACCGTCGAGGTCAACGCACCCGGTGGCGCCAAGGCGTATGAAATCACCAAGGTGGAGTGGCGGTAA